A part of Ammospiza caudacuta isolate bAmmCau1 chromosome 5, bAmmCau1.pri, whole genome shotgun sequence genomic DNA contains:
- the LOC131557793 gene encoding inner centromere protein-like, whose amino-acid sequence MEEVPRLSGGSHQGIQHSPIPPDKVSSTSIPHVQCCHTANKDSCSSLLPRCPVTHCHVCAWNPGRFCMPLIPSAKRNFRGLSLEASRVLRGARVLARRETDGCYYLGHIVQELEGSREGFLVEFDQNGALKGRVQRGQQETPLYDIVHYEDARRQPLAPGDRVLAPWEAPAKRFGPGTVLRVVESTEAPSAHNERGVLVNFWNGQTKEVSSAQALRIPMPLSERIILELQMPLAARQMVVDSSLDYPYLVAPGYRASGHYRQGHLGLGCCPEALYSTHPCAKCSWGCTSLPQGCLGAWEHTRPAGCKVQQENTFSPRASLTEDKLSKKIEQELSELRIASTESVSREEEKKEEKRLETENIPEDVRSSLEEDYEVIETEKGPQREMARAVVDAAVNTDSWLVETDHKEEAESRQQDAETEANFEHDRGFFESRVAEAPVQHSQRSPPMGSSALVPFRCQSFFAQVNQSLEKDSLTIRSALCGQRPHSATPLLAGRATHLPKLPRDKNITKSIPSGASQKRWKELDFSRAKIEHTRWQEEQRQLKRQQQQEADGTRRDSQRQRLRQRTLQGLEKQLEHKERALQHMALLQAAEAERSRKESCFPEEEEEERKARQRLQLLKTRHLQREELQTESNNRSCEQEKERLELLRSRMQSRQEVLEQESQEQDKQQNQHQAAKVKVFQRKESSHLKMEKEGQKLCALQQYLREQKLLLLRASLLE is encoded by the exons GTAAGCTCCACATCCATCCCACATGTCCAGTGCTGCCACACAGCTAATAAAGATTCCTGTAGCTCTCTGCTGCCAAGATGTCCAGTAACACA CTGTCATGTCTGTGCCTGGAACCCAGGTCGCTTTTGCATGCCCTTGATACCCTCAGCCAAAAGGAATTTCAGGGGTTTATCCCTGGAGGCTTCCCGTGTGCTGAGGGGAGCTCGTGTGCTGGCAAGGAGAGAAACTGATGGCTGTTACTACCTGGGCCACATTGTCCAGGAGTTGGAG GGCTCCAGGGAAGGCTTTTTAGTTGAGTTTGACCAAAATGGGGCTCTGAAGGGCAGGGTCCAGCGAGGCCAGCAGGAAACGCCGCTCTATGACATTGTGCACTACGAGGACGCCCGGCGACAGCCTCTTGCTCCAGGGGACAGGGTCTTGGCACCATGGGAGGCTCCAGCCAAACGTTTTGGCCCTGGCACTGTGCTGAGGGTTGTGGAGAGCACAGAGGCACCTTCAG CACACAATGAGAGGGGAGTGCTTGTGAATTTCTGGAATGGGCAGACTAAGGAGGTGTCTTCTGCCCAAGCTCTGCGCATTCCCATGCCCCTGAGCGAACGCAtcatcctggagctgcagatgcCTTTAGCAGCCAGGCAGATGGTGGTGGATTCAAGCTTGGATTACCCTTACCTTGTGGCACCAGGTTACAGAGCCTCAGGGCACTACAGACAGGGTCACCTGGGcctgggctgctgcccagaggcTCTGTATTCCACTCATCCCTGTGCAAAGTGCAGCTGGGGGTGCACCTCGCTTCCCCAGGGCTGCCTTGGAGCCTGGGAACACACACGGCCTGCAGGGTGCAAagtgcagcaggaaaacaccttCAGCCCCAGAGCAAGCCTCACTGAAGACAAGCTCAGCAAGAAAATAGAACAGGAACTGTCTGAATTGAGGATTGCTTCTACAGAAAGTGTTTccagagaggaagagaaaaaggaagagaagagatTAGAGACAGAAAACATTCCAGAAGATGTTAGGTCCTCTTTGGAAGAGGACTATGAGGTTATAGAAACTGAGAAG GGCCCTCAGAGGGAGATGGCTCGTGCTGTGGTTGATGCTGCTGTCAACACAGACAGCTGGTTAGTGGAGACAGATCACAAGGAGGAAGCAGAGAGCAGACAGCAGGATGCTGAAACTGAAGCTAATTTTGAACATGATCGTG GCTTTTTTGAGTCCAGAGTGGCAGAAGCTCCAGtccagcattcccagaggagccctcccatgggaagcagtgctTTGGTTCCTTTCAGGTGCCAGAGCTTCTTTGCCCAGGTGAATCAGTCACTGGAGAAAGACAGCCTGACCATCAGATCAGCCCTTTGTGGGCAGAGACCCCACAGTGCCACCCCCCTGCTGGCTGGGAGAGCCACACATCTCCCAAAGCTTCCGAGAGACAAAAACATCACA AAATCAATCCCTAGTGGTGCATCTCAGAAGAGGTGGAAGGAGCTGGACTTCAGCAGAGCCAAGATTGAGCACACAAGGTGGCAAGAAGAACAGAGGCAGctgaagaggcagcagcagcaagaggcAGATGGCACCCGCAGGGACAGCCAGAG GCAGCGATTGCGTCAGAGAACATTGCAAGGGCTGGAGAAACAGCTGGAGCACAAAGAGAGAGCTTTGCAGCACATGGcactgctccaggctgctgaggctgagaggagcaggaaggaatCCTGCTttccagaggaggaggaggaggagaggaaggcaAGGCAGAGGCTTCAGCTCTTAAAGACACGGCATTTgcagagagaggagctgcagacagAAAGCAACAACAGGAGCTGTGAACAAGAGAAAGAAAGGCTG GAGTTGCTGAGGAGCAGAATGCAGTCACGGCAGGAAGTGCTGGAACAAGAATCCCAGGAGCAGgacaaacagcaaaaccagcacCAGGCTGCCAAAGTGAAAGTGTTCCAGAGGAAAGAGAGTTCTCATCTGAAGATGGAAAAAGAAGGCCAgaagctctgtgctctccagcaGTACCTCAGGGAACagaagctcctgctgctcagggcatcCCTGCTCGAGTAA
- the ADCK2 gene encoding uncharacterized aarF domain-containing protein kinase 2, whose amino-acid sequence MVAGGAARLLPLPLLARAAALRLRPALPGRAGPGRCGLRAGRWAALALAVPAAVPAGTGWKERPGQRGPAWAAERGAERPPRGLLRRLGLVLRLGVRACGLLLRFGPLLLLYPLSRLWPGLGARWLRLLRRAAEAAGPTCVKLGQWASTRRDLFSEAFCDEFSKLHVEVSPHPWGHTDELLRKAFGEDWTGFLKFPSREPVGSGCVAQVYKAYADLAAIGGSRAQELEQRSELRSAFEAWQVSGFRGLLGWLRRRKSKEIRDERSREELSSAGCSQGSSESRMSLMEQRAKPLLNADPSSARHLVPVAIKVLHPGLVHQVQMDLFLMKMGSRIIGLLPGFKWLSLTEIVEEFEKLMMQQIDLRYEARNLERFRQNFLDVNFVKFPTPLWPLVTADVLVETFEESEPISRYLHVGIGTELRQRLARMGMDMLLKMIFVDNFVHADLHPGNILVQGSTHPELCDSRVPELCDSRVLEVQPALQQLCLVLLDAGIVAELQSADMQNFRAVFTAVVQGQGERVAELILHHARANQCQDIERFKAEMAELVTKVRGNTIALGKLQVGNLLSSVFKLLMTHKVKLESNFASIIFAIMVLEGLGRSLDPELDILEAAKPLLIKTAASALR is encoded by the exons ATGGTGGCCGGCGGCGCCGCGCGGTTgctcccgctcccgctgctCGCGCGCGCCGCCGCGCTCCGGCTCcggccggcgctgcccgggcgggcgggcccggggcgcTGCGGGCTGCGCGCCGGCCGCTGGGCCGCCCTGGCCTTGGCCGTGCCCGCGGCCGTGCCCGCCGGCACCGGCTGGAAGGAGAGGCCGGGGCAGCGCGGCCCGGCGTGGGCGGCGGAGCGAGGCGCGGAGCGGCCGCCCCGGGGGCTGCTGAGGCgcctggggctggtgctgcgGCTGGGTGTCCGCGCCTGCGGGCTCCTGCTGCGCTTcgggccgctgctgctgctctacCCGCTGAGCCGGCTCTGGCCCGGCTTGGGCGCCCGCTGGCTGCGGCTGCTGCGCAGGGCGGCCGAGGCCGCCGGCCCCACGTGTGTCAAGCTGGGCCAGTGGGCCAGCACCCGCAGGGACCTCTTCTCGGAGGCCTTCTGTGATGAGTTCTCCAAGCTGCACGTCGAGGTGAGCCCGCACCCCTGGGGCCACACCGACGAGCTCTTGAGGAAGGCCTTCGGTGAGGACTGGACCGGCTTCCTCAAGTTCCCGAGCCGGGAGCCGGTGGGCTCGGGCTGCGTTGCCCAGGTGTATAAAGCCTATGCTGACCTCGCCGCCATAGGCGGCTCCCGggcccaggagctggagcagcgctCGGAGCTCAGGTCCGCCTTTGAAGCGTGGCAAGTGTCAGGCTTTAGAGGCCTCCTCGGgtggctgaggaggaggaagagcaagGAGATACGGGatgagaggagcagggaggaacTGAGTTCtgcaggctgctcccagggaagtTCCGAGAGTAGGATGTCCCTTATGGAGCAGAGGGCCAAGCCACTCCTGAACGCAGACCCGTCATCAGCCAGACATCTTGTGCCTGTAGCCATTAAA GTCCTGCACCCTGGGCTGGTCCACCAAGTCCAGATGGATCTGTTTCTCATGAAGATGGGCAGCCGCATCATTGGACTCCTCCCCGGGTTCAAGTGGCTCAGTTTGACAGAGATTGTGGAGGAGTTTGAGAAGCTTATGATGCAGCAG ATTGACTTACGCTACGAAGCCAGAAATCTGGAGCGCTTCCGACAGAATTTCCTAGATGTCAATTTTGTGAAGTTTCCAACTCCCCTTTGGCCCTTGGTAACAGCAGATGTTCTAGTGGAAACATTTGAG GAGAGTGAGCCCATCTCACGCTACCTGCACGTGGGGATTGGCACGGAGCTGCGGCAGAGGCTGGCCAGGATGGGCATGGACATGCTGCTAAAGATG ATCTTCGTTGACAACTTTGTCCACGCCGACCTGCACCCTGGGAACATCCTGGTTCAAGGCAGCAcccacccagagctgtgtgacAGCCGGGTGCCAGAGCTGTGTGACAGCCGGGTGCTGGAggtgcagccagccctgcagcagctgtgcctggtgctgctggacgCAGGGATCGTGGCGGAGCTGCAGAGCGCCGACATGCAGAACTTCCGCGCCGTGTTCACGGCTGTGGTCCAGGGACAG GGGGagagggtggcagagctgaTCCTGCACCATGCCCGTGCCAACCAGTGCCAGGACATCGAGCGCTTCAAGGCTGAGATGGCAGAGCTTGTGACCAAGGTCCGGGGGAACACCATTGCCCTGGGCAAG CTTCAGGTGGGAAATCTCCTCTCCAGTGTCTTCAAACTACTGATGACCCATAAG GTGAAGCTCGAGAGCAATTTTGCTTCCATCATCTTTGCCATCATGGTTCTGGAAGGACTGGGGCGTTCACTGGATCCTGAACTGGACATTCTGGAGGCAGCCAAGCCACTGCTCATCAAAACTGCAGCTTCTGCCCTCAGATAG